In Uranotaenia lowii strain MFRU-FL chromosome 2, ASM2978415v1, whole genome shotgun sequence, one genomic interval encodes:
- the LOC129743467 gene encoding uncharacterized protein LOC129743467, whose protein sequence is MTTASGSWFQWASDQGSFWEAASRHGNISRPIGPLIMMNEDGSDYGSDFVFFRRVFSSGFLAMLTGSLLILFLRHKMSRYKDEISDSKDYNSPKIPNMKDTRQSLFVFYAFIKFTILLPIFLAGYLCFKLYRCFVSIELRRRHGSHFKGLLDGADVVWAIESDNSRGMINIMAYIEESAVGLETNNEFSTSAELLLVLRKRISSRLMGNIQPYQKMFWKRNLDQCDRDSGAAEGAYLVRFSN, encoded by the exons ATGACGACAGCATCCGGTTCCTGGTTTCAGTGGGCTTCAGATCAAGGATCCTTCTGGGAGGCTGCATCTCGACATGGGAATATAAGCCGCCCAATCGGTCCCCTGATAATGATGAATGAAGACGGCAGCGATTATGGCAGTGATTTTGT CTTTTTTCGAAGAGTTTTTTCGTCCGGCTTTCTCGCCATGTTGACTGGAAGTTTGCTGATACTGTTTCTTCGCCACAAAATGTCGCGATACAAGGATGAGATTTCGGATTCAAAAGATTACAATTCACCTAAAATTCCTAATATGAAAGATACTCGACAGTCGCTTTTCGTGTTTTATgcgtttataaaatttactataCTGTTGCCAATCTTTTTGGCAGGATATTTGTGTTTCAAGTTGTATCGCTGCTTTGTCTCGATTGAACTAAGACGGCGGCATGGATCGCATTTCAAAGGACTGTTGGATGGAGCTGACGTTGTGTGGGCCATTGAGAGTGACAACTCACGTGGTATGATAAACATAATGGCTTACATTGAGGAATCGGCTGTTGGCCTTGAAACGAACAACGAATTTTCTACTAGCGCTGAACTTCTATTAGTTCTACGCAAACGAATCTCATCTCGATTGATGGGAAACATTCAACCATATCAGAAAATGTTTTGGAAGCGGAATTTGGA